The Plectropomus leopardus isolate mb chromosome 7, YSFRI_Pleo_2.0, whole genome shotgun sequence genome window below encodes:
- the ifnlr1 gene encoding interferon lambda receptor 1, which yields MKMWSMKVIILLLFCYACLSTGGGKVYFVSRNFFNILHWDPVQPDLPGEKVLYSVSYWSDTMETPSYQKKKECQNITALSCNLTAETPSLYDVYYRAQLYANSRVYNHTITFKPLAHTTFGPPILSTYTTASSLHVNVSLPLGPNGVSVGDIITSSKKGPNKAETVYILKITHPTWAALANETKTGQFVINLKKAQTEYCGYVFYKPNSELGRPVSERASFCVTLPGDPLKLLPWLLGVAALVTAIIITSAVFMCNYVKGGKDKSMPQLLVTTFNTTSRVLNPDRNIIISKPEICVQSEHTVYATIRTKPNMPSVGTGGYSPQDILCTSQQGSTGSSVGTGAHTPTPNHGDMSAQSSEIYSVVAVHVPSEHNEDFQQAPNDRETSNLPFPSSGNSCDIGRMSPKLTSQGEPPLPDLDPCENNLSRPLLLQAVRDINGQLTLPSLALQLKSSTGDTVSPFNSERKPLLSDLIDSRDGPSLSSLQSFEGSELSDSGCDDSTVNTPTQPYCNTNYCPSQPVAPYFQQGCQVTPSSDSGYKQNWIPATLLESTSKDCCEHRRTNHPWTWTAPKTQDEGEEDEDRGGEERSRQFLLGGWGLQIQE from the exons cttgCCTTTCAACTGGTGGAGGGAAAGTGTATTTTGTCTCCAGGAACTTTTTCAACATACTCCACTGGGACCCAGTGCAGCCGGACCTCCCTGGGGAAAAGGTTCTCTATAGCGTCTCGTACTGGAg TGATACTATGGAGACACCAtcataccagaaaaaaaaggagtgtcAGAACATCACTGCTCTGTCCTGTAACCTGACTGCAGAAACCCCATCGCTTTACGACGTTTACTACCGAGCTCAGCTGTATGCTAACAGTCGAGTGTATAACCACACCATCACGTTTAAACCTCTAGCTCACA CTACTTTTGGTCCACCCATCTTGTCGACCTACACAACAGCGTCATCCTTGCATGTTAACGTCAGCCTGCCCTTGGGACCAAATGGAGTTTCTGTTGGCGACATCATCACAAGCAGCAAAAAGGGGCCCAACAAAGCTGAAACTGTTTATATCTTAAAAATCACCCACCCAACATGGGCTGCACTG GCCAATGAAACCAAAACTGGCCAGTTCGTCATCAACCTGAAGAAAGCCCAGACAGAGTACTGCGGCTACGTGTTTTACAAACCTAATTCTGAATTGGGTCGCCCAGTGAGTGAAAGAGCCTCTTTCTGTGTCACACTGCCAG GTGATCCTCTGAAGCTTTTGCCATGGCTTCTCGGAGTCGCTGCTCTAGTGACGGCCATAATCATAACGTcagctgtgtttatgtgcaacTATGTGAAGGGTGGAAAGGACAAGAGCATGCCTCAGCTATTG GTAACCACTTTCAACACCACATCCAGAGTACTGAATCCAGATCGGAATATCATCATTTCCAAACCAGAGATCTGCGTTCAAAGTGAACATACAGTTTACGCAACAATCCGGACGAAGCCAAATATGCCCTCAGTTGGGACTGGAGGTTATTCCCCGCAGGACATCCTGTGCACATCCCAACAAGGCAGCACTGGCTCCTCTGTGGGGACAGGTGCACATACTCCAACCCCAAATCATGGAGACATGAGTGCCCAGTCCTCTGAAATCTACAGTGTAGTGGCTGTCCATGTCCCTTCTGAACATAATGAAGACTTCCAGCAGGCTCCTAATGACAGAGAAACCAGTAACCTGCCATTTCCCTCCAGTGGAAACAGCTGTGATATAGGTCGAATGAGTCCAAAGCTGACCTCACAAGGAGAACCACCGTTACCTGATCTGGACCCTTGTGAAAACAACCTATCCAGGCCACTGCTGTTGCAAGCAGTGCGGGACATCAACGGACAACTCACGTTGCCTTCACTTGCTCTTCAGTTAAAGAGCAGCACAGGTGACACAGTATCACCCTTCAACTCGGAAAGAAAACCACTTTTATCTGACCTCATAGACTCCAGGGATGGGCCATCGTTGTCATCCTTGCAGAGCTTTGAAGGCTCAGAGTTGTCAGATTCGGGGTGTGATGATAGCACTGTGAACACACCAACCCAACCATACTGCAACACTAATTATTGCCCATCTCAACCAGTTGCTCCTTACTTTCAGCAGGGATGTCAGGTCACACCTTCTAGCGACTCAGGTTACAAACAAAACTGGATTCCTGCAACGCTTCTTGAAAGTACATCAAAAGACTGTTGTGAACACAGAAGGACAAACCATCCGTGGACCTGGACGGCTCCCAAAACACAGGACGAAGGTGAGGAAGAtgaagacagaggaggagaggagagatcaAGGCAATTTCTTCTGGGAGGTTGGGGGTTACAAATTCAAGAATGA